One genomic window of Rubrobacter aplysinae includes the following:
- a CDS encoding cold-shock protein, with protein MADSKKRIALKPHMKQIREWVDAGKTDDWIADALGTSASSVQSFRSRNDIYRRERGSREGLPGNVFEGVLDHGDRDGYGLWLDPSISEDPVWQEYWAGVESVLVKISEDSIVLEIDNDSTPEAASGGNGEGISLASLLGSAGMGESTGGAGSDGGQTDPAGENGRIKWFDPDKGYGFIIRPTGEDLFFHHSEVKGDSSALEPGSKVGYEVGENDRGPNARRVRQTE; from the coding sequence ATGGCAGATTCCAAAAAGCGCATAGCACTAAAACCGCACATGAAGCAGATCCGGGAGTGGGTAGACGCCGGCAAGACGGACGACTGGATCGCGGATGCACTCGGTACGAGCGCCTCCTCGGTACAGTCTTTCCGGTCCAGAAACGACATCTACCGCCGAGAGCGGGGCTCACGCGAAGGGCTGCCCGGCAACGTCTTCGAGGGCGTTCTGGATCACGGCGACCGCGACGGCTACGGCCTCTGGCTCGACCCCTCCATCTCCGAGGATCCCGTCTGGCAGGAGTACTGGGCCGGTGTGGAGTCCGTACTGGTCAAGATCTCCGAGGACTCGATAGTCCTGGAGATCGACAACGACTCTACCCCGGAGGCGGCGTCGGGCGGTAACGGGGAGGGGATCTCTCTGGCTTCCCTGCTCGGCTCGGCCGGTATGGGTGAGAGTACGGGCGGAGCCGGCTCCGACGGCGGACAGACGGACCCTGCCGGGGAGAACGGCAGGATCAAGTGGTTCGACCCGGACAAGGGCTACGGTTTCATCATCCGGCCGACCGGGGAGGACCTCTTTTTCCACCACTCCGAGGTCAAGGGCGACTCCTCCGCGCTAGAGCCCGGCAGCAAGGTCGGTTACGAGGTCGGCGAGAACGACCGGGGCCCGAACGCCCGCCGCGTGCGCCAGACCGAATAA
- a CDS encoding histidine phosphatase family protein — MATPGGPGTLEIFFVRHGQSTANAGGVWQGQLEFPLSELGREQARRAGAALARTGLFSAVYASPLARASDTAHIIAEEMRQSGGFSGEVVELAGLTERHGGILQGRSFEQTRTERPELVEKFRGLPEEEAWSLVGAETDRQLMERFGGAVQSIRGISGAGRGSRAVVVAHGGVLRAFLRATFGGDVLPANTRAPNASLTRVFWKNPGDPEDKPELLELADTSHLDDLGNTGG; from the coding sequence ATGGCCACCCCTGGCGGGCCCGGCACCCTGGAGATCTTCTTCGTGCGCCACGGCCAGTCCACGGCGAACGCCGGGGGCGTGTGGCAGGGCCAACTGGAGTTTCCGCTCTCGGAGCTCGGGCGGGAGCAGGCGCGCCGTGCCGGAGCGGCGCTCGCCCGCACGGGCCTTTTCTCGGCCGTCTACGCGAGCCCGCTCGCCCGGGCCTCCGACACGGCCCATATTATCGCGGAGGAGATGCGGCAGTCCGGCGGGTTCTCTGGAGAGGTCGTGGAGCTAGCGGGTCTGACCGAGCGCCACGGCGGTATCCTCCAGGGCCGCTCGTTCGAGCAGACCCGGACGGAGAGGCCGGAGCTCGTAGAGAAGTTCCGCGGCCTGCCCGAAGAGGAGGCGTGGTCTCTCGTGGGCGCGGAGACCGACCGCCAACTAATGGAGCGTTTCGGCGGAGCCGTCCAGAGTATACGGGGCATTTCCGGGGCCGGGAGAGGGTCGCGGGCGGTCGTCGTGGCCCACGGCGGCGTGCTCCGGGCGTTTCTCCGGGCGACCTTCGGCGGCGACGTCCTGCCCGCCAATACCCGGGCGCCGAACGCCTCCCTCACCCGGGTTTTCTGGAAGAACCCGGGAGATCCCGAGGACAAGCCGGAGCTTCTGGAGCTGGCGGACACCTCACACCTGGATGATCTAGGCAATACAGGCGGCTAG
- the pheA gene encoding prephenate dehydratase yields MTTEPPKHEPSHEPSHQEGYPETGSSEEASPAEMEGLREGIDEVDGELVRLLDRRARLARRVGEVKHARGLHAYAPDRERKVFDRVASLSEGDFPRRGLESVFREIISSSISLEASLKVAYLGPEATFTQEAARRSFGRSVELEPESTVAEVFARVESGDAQHGVVPVENSMEGTVSHTFDELMSSPLKICGEVYLPVSQNLLARGSSLESIETVRSHPMALSQAAAWLRRELPRANVEEVESTGEAARRAAEEPGTAAVGSLLAAESHGLAVLARNIQDSRANATRFIVIGRGWAGRTGRDKTTVVFAFKDRPGGLIDALGVFSAEDINLTRIESRPSRQRAWTYVFFVDLKGHPEDEKVTRALAALEERCTYVGLIGAYPEMPAGEPE; encoded by the coding sequence ATGACCACCGAGCCCCCGAAGCACGAACCGAGCCACGAACCGAGCCACCAAGAGGGCTACCCCGAGACGGGCTCATCCGAAGAGGCATCTCCGGCGGAGATGGAGGGGCTCAGAGAGGGCATAGACGAGGTGGACGGCGAGCTCGTGCGGCTGCTCGACCGGCGGGCGAGGCTGGCGCGGCGCGTCGGGGAGGTCAAGCATGCCCGGGGGCTTCATGCCTACGCCCCGGACCGCGAGCGTAAGGTCTTCGACCGGGTGGCGAGCCTTAGTGAGGGAGACTTCCCGCGCCGGGGACTGGAGAGCGTGTTTCGGGAGATCATCTCCAGCTCCATCTCGCTCGAAGCCTCGCTGAAGGTCGCCTATCTCGGACCGGAGGCGACCTTTACCCAGGAGGCGGCGCGGCGCTCGTTCGGGCGCAGCGTGGAGCTAGAGCCGGAGTCCACTGTGGCGGAGGTCTTTGCCCGGGTGGAGAGCGGCGACGCCCAGCACGGCGTGGTGCCGGTCGAGAACTCCATGGAAGGCACGGTATCCCACACTTTCGACGAGCTGATGTCGAGCCCCCTGAAGATCTGCGGCGAGGTCTACCTGCCCGTCTCCCAGAACCTGCTCGCCAGGGGCAGCTCGCTTGAGAGCATAGAGACGGTGCGCTCGCACCCGATGGCGCTGTCCCAGGCAGCGGCCTGGCTGCGCCGGGAGTTGCCCCGGGCTAACGTAGAGGAGGTCGAGTCCACCGGAGAGGCCGCCCGTCGGGCCGCCGAGGAGCCCGGCACCGCCGCCGTGGGCAGCCTGCTCGCCGCGGAGTCACACGGGCTGGCGGTCCTCGCCCGCAACATCCAGGATTCCCGGGCGAACGCGACGCGGTTTATCGTGATCGGGCGCGGTTGGGCCGGGCGCACGGGCCGGGACAAGACTACCGTGGTTTTCGCGTTCAAGGATCGTCCCGGCGGCCTGATAGACGCCCTCGGGGTATTCTCGGCCGAGGATATAAACCTCACCCGCATCGAGAGCCGCCCGAGCCGCCAGCGGGCGTGGACCTACGTGTTCTTCGTGGACCTGAAAGGACATCCCGAGGACGAGAAGGTTACACGGGCGCTCGCCGCCCTGGAGGAGCGGTGTACCTACGTGGGCCTGATCGGGGCCTACCCCGAGATGCCCGCCGGCGAGCCCGAGTAG
- a CDS encoding Crp/Fnr family transcriptional regulator, translated as MEAEFSWPEIKELQEQECRGLLGLLQEMGVASADRTYPPGEAIYREGEYGDALYILTSGVVKLFSPYSGTKEATLRLLKPWDIFGHLAFAGETVQLAYAEAITESKITKVPKVFMERAIRQEPQVALKVMTLLEFRLVQYEELVKCLLPRETEVRLANLLPILSRKFGEGDGGGPVTIDLRLTHQDLAAMVASTRESVTKVLNELRNRDVISIESGRITLKDHQALSELGKA; from the coding sequence TTGGAGGCTGAGTTCTCCTGGCCGGAGATCAAGGAGCTGCAGGAGCAGGAGTGTCGCGGGCTCCTGGGGCTGCTACAGGAGATGGGGGTCGCCTCGGCCGACCGCACGTATCCGCCGGGGGAGGCCATATACCGGGAGGGAGAGTACGGCGACGCGCTGTACATCCTCACCTCCGGGGTGGTGAAGCTGTTTAGTCCCTACTCCGGCACCAAGGAGGCTACCCTGCGCCTTTTGAAGCCGTGGGACATCTTCGGTCACCTGGCCTTCGCCGGAGAGACCGTACAGCTCGCCTACGCCGAGGCTATTACGGAGAGCAAGATCACCAAGGTGCCGAAGGTGTTCATGGAGCGGGCTATTCGTCAGGAGCCGCAGGTCGCGCTCAAGGTCATGACGCTGCTCGAGTTCAGGCTCGTACAGTACGAGGAGCTGGTCAAGTGCCTGCTGCCCCGGGAGACTGAGGTCCGGCTCGCGAACCTGCTCCCGATACTGTCCCGCAAGTTCGGCGAGGGAGATGGCGGGGGGCCGGTGACCATAGACCTCAGGCTCACCCACCAGGACCTCGCCGCCATGGTCGCCTCGACCCGGGAGTCGGTGACCAAGGTGCTCAACGAGCTGCGCAACCGGGATGTGATCTCCATAGAGAGCGGGCGCATAACCCTCAAGGACCATCAGGCCCTCTCCGAGCTCGGGAAAGCCTAG
- a CDS encoding antibiotic biosynthesis monooxygenase family protein, whose amino-acid sequence MIAITNRLPVKEGRADEVVERFSGSRGDVQDFPGFVSMEVLRSQDETEVLVITRWQTREDFDAWVQSDSFRAAHRGSGDSGFLSGHPEMGSYEIAVEREPGGGSV is encoded by the coding sequence ATGATAGCTATTACCAACCGTTTGCCGGTAAAAGAAGGCAGGGCCGACGAGGTGGTGGAGAGGTTCTCGGGAAGTCGGGGCGACGTGCAGGATTTTCCGGGGTTCGTCTCGATGGAGGTGCTCCGCTCGCAGGACGAGACCGAGGTACTCGTGATCACCCGCTGGCAGACCCGAGAAGACTTCGATGCCTGGGTCCAGAGCGACTCTTTCCGGGCCGCCCACAGGGGGAGCGGAGACTCCGGATTTCTCTCCGGACACCCGGAGATGGGCTCCTACGAGATCGCCGTGGAGCGTGAGCCGGGCGGCGGCTCAGTCTAG
- a CDS encoding glutaredoxin family protein produces MAVAQQSEGSIKLYTGSYCPYCRVVKKELDRLDLGYESVDADADGRDTVIELSGQRAIPILTIGDEVLVDSSNIVRELRKRYS; encoded by the coding sequence ATGGCGGTCGCACAGCAGAGCGAAGGTTCCATAAAGTTGTACACGGGGAGCTACTGTCCCTACTGCCGGGTCGTGAAGAAAGAGCTAGACCGGCTGGATCTGGGCTACGAGTCCGTGGACGCCGACGCCGACGGCCGGGACACGGTCATAGAGCTCTCGGGGCAGCGGGCGATACCGATCCTGACCATCGGCGACGAGGTGCTCGTGGACTCCAGCAACATCGTGCGCGAGCTGCGCAAGCGTTATAGCTAG
- a CDS encoding winged helix-turn-helix domain-containing protein, protein MDFKSAAAEVLREAGRPLHYADITEIALYQGYLDSAGATPQNTMRARLSTDVRDNPETPFRRTAPGIFGLEELLQ, encoded by the coding sequence TTGGACTTCAAGTCCGCGGCCGCCGAGGTGCTGCGCGAGGCCGGCCGCCCTCTGCACTACGCGGATATAACAGAGATAGCTCTGTATCAGGGCTACCTCGACAGTGCGGGGGCGACGCCACAAAACACCATGCGCGCCCGCCTCTCGACCGACGTCCGCGACAATCCCGAGACCCCTTTCCGGCGCACCGCGCCCGGCATCTTCGGTCTTGAAGAGCTTCTGCAGTAG